The Peribacillus sp. FSL P2-0133 genome has a segment encoding these proteins:
- the spoVT gene encoding stage V sporulation protein T yields the protein MKATGIVRRIDDLGRVVIPKEIRRTLRIREGDPLEIFVDRDGEVILKKYSPISELGDFAREYAEALYDSLGNPVMICDRDTYIAVAGGSKKEYLNKSVSELVEKIMEERNPVLESPNGQISFVDSNDEEVQSYTAAPIIASGDPIGAVLIFSKDSTIGEVEQKSVETAASFLARQMEQ from the coding sequence ATGAAAGCAACTGGTATCGTTCGCCGAATTGATGATTTAGGAAGAGTCGTCATCCCGAAAGAAATCCGCAGGACCCTCCGTATTCGTGAAGGAGATCCACTGGAAATATTTGTGGATAGAGATGGAGAAGTCATCCTAAAGAAATACTCACCTATCAGTGAATTAGGCGATTTTGCAAGGGAATATGCAGAAGCACTTTATGATAGCCTTGGAAACCCAGTTATGATTTGTGACAGGGATACTTACATTGCAGTTGCAGGCGGCTCCAAAAAAGAATACTTAAATAAAAGCGTTAGTGAACTAGTGGAAAAAATCATGGAAGAAAGAAATCCTGTTTTGGAGTCTCCAAACGGACAAATTTCATTCGTTGATTCCAATGATGAAGAGGTCCAATCTTATACTGCAGCTCCGATCATTGCGAGTGGCGACCCGATTGGTGCCGTCTTGATTTTCTCTAAAGATAGTACCATTGGTGAAGTGGAACAGAAATCGGTTGAAACAGCAGCAAGTTTCCTAGCTAGACAAATGGAACAGTAA
- the yabQ gene encoding spore cortex biosynthesis protein YabQ, whose translation MTLTIQFYTLLAMIGMGSGFGAALDTYSRFLNRSERKRWIVFIHDFLFWIIQGLLIFYVLFLVNEGEFRLYLFLALLCGFSAYQALFKGFYQRLLEFLIILVIKLARFIANSVHMLIFLPIKWVLVSVLAIIIGIGKFVLVLLKWAGKILLFILTIFWRPLKWILTYIWNLLPVFVTKNVGKFYNKGKGILLKIKNSIFRTLNGWRNKKK comes from the coding sequence ATGACCTTAACGATCCAATTTTATACGTTGCTTGCGATGATAGGCATGGGCAGTGGCTTTGGAGCTGCCCTGGATACGTATAGCCGGTTCCTGAATCGTTCAGAAAGGAAAAGGTGGATTGTATTCATCCATGACTTCCTTTTCTGGATCATTCAGGGTCTCCTTATTTTTTATGTTTTGTTTTTAGTGAATGAGGGAGAGTTTCGCCTCTATTTATTTTTGGCCTTATTATGCGGTTTTTCAGCATATCAAGCACTTTTCAAAGGTTTCTATCAACGTTTATTAGAGTTTTTGATCATACTTGTGATAAAGTTGGCGAGATTTATAGCGAATTCGGTTCACATGCTGATATTTCTACCGATAAAATGGGTATTAGTATCTGTATTGGCCATCATCATCGGGATAGGTAAGTTCGTTTTGGTATTATTAAAATGGGCGGGGAAAATACTTCTCTTTATTTTGACTATATTCTGGAGACCATTAAAATGGATTCTGACTTATATATGGAATTTATTGCCGGTTTTTGTTACGAAAAACGTCGGGAAGTTTTATAATAAAGGAAAAGGGATTTTATTGAAAATAAAGAATTCTATATTTAGAACGCTAAATGGATGGAGAAATAAAAAGAAATGA
- the mfd gene encoding transcription-repair coupling factor, which yields MNGLQNLFSKQDDVHSLIAGIDEGLKEQIVSGLTGSSRSLLLASVYEKTNRPILLVTHNLLQAQKFHEDLSSFIPEEELYIYPANELIAADLSVASPELRAQRVEALNFWAEGKKGIVIAPIPGVRRVLPPKDIWKRHQLIFNLGEDIELEPTLNKFIAMGYNRSEMVASPGEFSIRGGIIDIYPITEPNPIRIELFDTEIDSIRTFSSEDQRSIEKLKKVTIGPVSEALLETEHIERIITRLESGLSKSLKKLKDEKTKEQLVQTISYELEQLKMGNIPDKIFKYLSLAYEDPASLIDYLPVNGLVFLDEISRIQEINDSLEKEEAGWYTDLLSQGQIIHDIKLAHPMQELIMKSSRPFVYLSLFLRHVPHTNPQNILNFASKQMQNFHGQMNVFKAELERWRKGKYTVVILGQDEERVKKLHAVLADYDIEAAELFNADSILPGKVQILRGSLNSGFELPMQKFSIITETELFNKKSKKSIRRQKLSNAERIKSYSELKIGDYVVHVNHGIGKYLGIETLTINGVHKDYLNIRYQADDKLYVPVDQIDLVQKYVGSEGKEPKLYKLGGTEWKRVKSKVQSSVENIADDLIKLYAEREAAKGYAFSPDGDMQREFETSFAYNETEDQLRSIVEIKKDMERERPMDRLLCGDVGYGKTEVAIRAAFKAIMDGKQVAFLVPTTILAQQHYETLRERFQDYPISIGHMSRFRTKKQQTETIKGLKAGTVDIVVGTHRILSKDIVYRDLGLLIIDEEQRFGVTHKEKIKRLKTNVDVLTLTATPIPRTLHMSMLGVRDLSVIETPPENRFPIQTYVMEYNGSLVTEAIERELARGGQVYFLYNRVEDIARKAEEISMLVPDARVTYAHGQMTEQELEAVMFGFLEGEYDVLVSTTIIETGVDIPNVNTLIVNEADRMGLSQLYQLRGRVGRSNRVAYAFFTYRKDKVLTEVAEKRLQSIKEFTELGSGFKIAMRDLSIRGAGNILGAQQHGFIDSVGFDLYSQMLKEAVDAKRNDQPAEEKNTLEIDVEVDAYIPDAYIMDGHQKIEMYKRFRGIASLEEVEELQDEMIDRFGEYPEEVSYLFMIAEMKVYAEKAGIESIKQLKQEISILLREKVSSDVDGQKVFELGSKYGRMVGFGMDGNRMKLVLHIKGVEQSKWLNILFEMAKGLQYVKKETQATKN from the coding sequence ATGAATGGATTGCAGAACTTGTTCTCCAAACAAGATGATGTTCATTCGTTAATAGCCGGCATCGATGAAGGACTTAAGGAGCAGATCGTCTCTGGTCTGACAGGTTCCTCGAGATCACTATTGCTGGCTTCCGTATATGAAAAGACGAATAGGCCTATTTTATTAGTTACCCATAATTTATTGCAAGCACAAAAATTCCATGAGGACTTATCCAGTTTCATTCCCGAGGAAGAATTATATATATATCCAGCCAATGAATTGATTGCGGCTGATTTGAGTGTTGCCAGCCCGGAATTAAGGGCCCAACGTGTAGAGGCATTGAACTTTTGGGCGGAGGGAAAGAAAGGGATTGTCATTGCGCCAATTCCCGGGGTGCGTCGTGTGCTTCCTCCAAAGGATATTTGGAAGAGGCATCAGCTTATCTTTAATTTAGGGGAAGACATCGAGCTTGAACCAACGCTTAATAAATTCATTGCCATGGGTTATAACCGGTCTGAAATGGTTGCTTCTCCAGGTGAATTCAGTATCAGGGGCGGTATAATCGATATTTATCCGATCACCGAACCTAATCCAATACGAATTGAATTATTCGATACCGAAATAGATTCAATAAGGACCTTTTCAAGCGAAGATCAGCGATCCATAGAGAAACTCAAGAAAGTGACGATTGGTCCCGTCAGTGAGGCTTTGCTAGAGACGGAGCATATCGAAAGAATCATAACAAGGCTCGAGAGCGGATTAAGTAAAAGCTTGAAGAAACTTAAAGACGAGAAAACCAAGGAACAGCTGGTTCAAACGATCAGTTATGAACTTGAACAGCTGAAAATGGGGAATATACCCGACAAAATCTTTAAATACTTAAGTTTAGCGTATGAAGATCCAGCTAGTTTAATAGATTATTTACCGGTAAATGGTTTGGTTTTCTTGGATGAAATCAGTAGAATCCAGGAAATCAATGATTCTTTGGAAAAAGAAGAGGCTGGGTGGTACACGGATCTTTTAAGTCAGGGACAAATTATCCATGACATTAAATTAGCCCATCCCATGCAGGAATTAATAATGAAATCCAGCAGGCCGTTTGTATACCTTTCATTGTTTTTACGGCATGTACCGCATACGAATCCTCAGAATATCCTGAATTTTGCCAGTAAACAAATGCAAAATTTCCATGGACAGATGAATGTATTCAAAGCTGAACTGGAACGTTGGAGAAAAGGGAAATATACAGTCGTCATACTTGGACAGGATGAAGAACGGGTAAAAAAGCTGCATGCGGTTTTAGCCGATTATGATATAGAGGCCGCAGAACTGTTTAATGCGGACAGCATTCTTCCAGGTAAAGTACAGATTTTACGCGGCAGTCTAAATAGCGGCTTTGAATTACCTATGCAAAAATTCAGTATCATTACGGAAACGGAATTGTTTAATAAGAAGTCAAAGAAATCAATACGGAGACAAAAACTATCGAATGCGGAGCGAATCAAGAGTTATTCCGAACTGAAGATCGGTGACTATGTCGTTCATGTTAACCACGGTATCGGTAAATACTTGGGCATTGAAACTCTTACGATAAATGGGGTCCATAAAGATTACCTGAATATTCGTTATCAAGCGGATGACAAATTGTATGTTCCTGTCGACCAAATTGATCTTGTCCAAAAATATGTCGGTTCTGAAGGGAAAGAACCGAAGCTTTATAAGCTAGGCGGAACGGAATGGAAACGTGTCAAAAGTAAGGTTCAATCATCCGTTGAGAACATTGCCGATGATTTAATCAAGTTATACGCAGAAAGGGAAGCGGCAAAGGGCTATGCCTTTTCACCTGATGGTGATATGCAGAGAGAATTCGAAACATCATTCGCTTATAACGAAACGGAAGATCAATTACGTTCCATAGTCGAAATCAAAAAGGATATGGAACGTGAACGGCCAATGGATCGTTTATTATGCGGCGATGTTGGATATGGGAAGACAGAGGTGGCGATCCGGGCCGCTTTTAAAGCCATAATGGATGGCAAGCAGGTAGCATTTCTTGTTCCGACCACAATCCTCGCCCAGCAGCATTATGAAACATTAAGGGAGCGTTTTCAGGATTATCCCATTTCGATTGGTCATATGAGCCGTTTCCGGACTAAAAAACAGCAAACGGAGACGATAAAAGGATTGAAGGCCGGCACGGTGGATATTGTGGTTGGCACACATAGGATTTTATCCAAAGATATCGTGTACCGCGATTTGGGATTGCTTATCATTGATGAAGAACAGCGCTTTGGCGTTACACATAAGGAAAAGATTAAACGGTTAAAAACTAATGTGGATGTACTGACTTTGACTGCGACGCCGATTCCGAGGACCCTTCATATGTCCATGTTGGGCGTGAGGGACCTGTCCGTAATCGAAACTCCGCCTGAAAACAGGTTCCCGATCCAAACTTATGTCATGGAGTATAATGGCTCGTTGGTAACGGAGGCCATAGAACGGGAATTGGCCAGGGGGGGTCAGGTTTATTTCCTTTACAATCGGGTAGAGGATATAGCAAGAAAAGCAGAAGAAATTTCCATGCTGGTGCCCGATGCCCGTGTCACCTATGCTCATGGGCAAATGACAGAGCAAGAACTGGAGGCCGTCATGTTCGGCTTTTTAGAAGGCGAATATGATGTTTTGGTAAGTACAACCATTATAGAGACGGGTGTTGATATCCCGAATGTCAATACGCTTATAGTGAATGAAGCGGATAGAATGGGACTTTCACAGCTCTATCAGCTGCGTGGCCGTGTAGGGCGATCCAACCGGGTGGCATATGCATTCTTCACTTATAGGAAAGATAAAGTGTTGACGGAAGTGGCAGAAAAACGTCTTCAATCCATTAAGGAATTTACAGAATTGGGTTCAGGGTTCAAAATCGCAATGCGTGATTTATCCATCAGGGGAGCTGGAAACATTCTAGGGGCTCAACAACATGGCTTCATCGATTCAGTTGGTTTTGATCTGTATTCACAAATGTTGAAAGAAGCTGTAGATGCGAAACGTAATGACCAACCAGCCGAAGAAAAGAACACCCTGGAAATTGACGTTGAAGTGGATGCTTACATCCCTGATGCCTACATAATGGATGGACATCAGAAAATAGAAATGTATAAAAGGTTCAGAGGGATTGCTTCGCTTGAAGAAGTGGAAGAATTACAGGATGAAATGATCGATCGTTTCGGAGAATATCCAGAAGAAGTTTCCTATTTATTCATGATTGCCGAAATGAAGGTATATGCTGAAAAGGCCGGAATTGAAAGCATTAAACAATTAAAGCAGGAAATCAGCATTCTCCTTAGGGAAAAGGTCAGCAGCGATGTGGATGGACAAAAGGTGTTCGAGCTGGGATCGAAGTATGGCCGTATGGTTGGCTTTGGCATGGACGGCAATCGAATGAAGCTGGTCCTGCACATAAAAGGTGTAGAACAAAGCAAATGGCTTAATATCTTATTTGAGATGGCCAAGGGTTTACAGTATGTAAAAAAAGAGACGCAAGCCACTAAAAACTAA
- a CDS encoding RNA-binding S4 domain-containing protein: MRLDKFLKVSRLIKRRTLAKEVADKGRITINGQQAKASSNVKDGDELTVRFGQKLVTVRVDKIQETTKKEAAADMYTIVKEEKLAEE, from the coding sequence ATGAGATTGGATAAATTCCTAAAAGTTTCAAGGTTGATCAAGCGCCGTACACTTGCGAAGGAGGTTGCGGATAAAGGGAGAATCACGATTAACGGACAACAGGCCAAAGCAAGTTCGAATGTGAAAGATGGCGATGAGTTGACTGTAAGGTTCGGTCAAAAGCTTGTTACGGTCCGTGTCGATAAAATTCAAGAAACGACGAAAAAAGAAGCGGCTGCAGATATGTATACCATCGTAAAGGAAGAAAAGCTAGCGGAGGAGTAA
- a CDS encoding anti-sigma-F factor Fin family protein: MALHYRCRHCGTKLGSIEAHSLSTEQLGFNQLTDEERQEMIVYDSEGDMHVRAICEDCHESLQRNPDLYENDYIIH; this comes from the coding sequence ATGGCTCTCCATTATCGATGCCGACATTGCGGAACTAAGCTGGGCTCAATCGAGGCACACTCACTGAGTACGGAGCAGTTAGGTTTTAATCAACTTACCGATGAAGAGCGACAAGAGATGATCGTTTATGATTCTGAAGGGGATATGCATGTAAGGGCGATATGTGAAGATTGCCATGAATCGCTGCAAAGAAACCCTGATTTATATGAAAACGATTATATTATTCATTAG
- a CDS encoding ATP-binding cassette domain-containing protein, protein MKNGNSLELQGVRKDFGEFEVLKGMDLTFKKGEFVAIVGKSGCGKSTLLRLVAGLEKPTGGQILVNGKPLKGLNKSSRTMFQDGRLFPWKKILENIGIGLKGDWKPNAMELLEQVGLANRASDWPSVLSGGQKQRVALARALVNQPDILLLDEPLGALDALTRIGMQRLIEELWRKRDFTALLVTHDVEEAVMLADRVILIEEGKVVMNKEINLPRPRKKDSIQYSSLAAQILNRVMQVEGEMEKKAVHA, encoded by the coding sequence ATGAAAAATGGAAATTCGTTGGAGTTGCAGGGTGTAAGAAAGGATTTTGGGGAGTTTGAAGTATTAAAGGGGATGGACCTCACATTTAAAAAAGGGGAATTCGTAGCCATTGTCGGTAAGAGTGGATGCGGAAAGAGCACCTTGCTTCGTCTTGTGGCAGGACTGGAAAAGCCGACGGGCGGGCAGATACTGGTGAATGGAAAGCCATTGAAAGGATTAAATAAATCTTCACGTACGATGTTTCAGGATGGAAGGCTTTTTCCTTGGAAAAAAATCCTTGAAAACATTGGTATAGGCTTGAAAGGGGATTGGAAGCCAAATGCCATGGAATTACTGGAGCAAGTGGGCCTTGCAAATCGAGCAAGTGATTGGCCGTCCGTTTTATCCGGTGGGCAAAAGCAAAGGGTTGCATTAGCGAGGGCATTGGTGAACCAACCTGACATTCTCCTTTTGGATGAGCCGTTAGGGGCATTGGATGCTTTGACGAGAATTGGCATGCAAAGGCTCATTGAAGAACTATGGAGGAAAAGGGACTTTACTGCCTTGCTTGTTACACATGATGTTGAAGAAGCCGTAATGCTAGCCGACCGTGTCATATTAATCGAAGAAGGCAAAGTCGTCATGAATAAGGAAATCAATCTGCCTAGACCACGGAAAAAGGATAGTATTCAATATTCATCACTAGCAGCACAAATCCTTAACCGAGTGATGCAAGTTGAGGGAGAAATGGAAAAAAAGGCGGTTCACGCTTGA
- a CDS encoding 50S ribosomal protein L25/general stress protein Ctc — MSNILAAKERTDSKHSNLRNLRESGEIPAIVYGNKNDSTSISVNNIELQKTIKEIGRNGIISLELEGASYKVMLSDYQKDPIKNSIYHADFLIVDMSAQLQAQVRINLVGVCKGVKDGGVLQQSLHEVTVTAKPNDIPDSIDVDVTELQVGDTIYISDIQTNKQVTIDNDGEEVVASVLAPRQEEEISTGEQQDGGIPQNEEGRETKASPES, encoded by the coding sequence ATGAGTAATATATTAGCTGCAAAAGAACGTACGGATTCAAAACACTCTAATTTAAGGAATTTGAGGGAAAGCGGCGAGATCCCTGCGATAGTATATGGCAATAAAAATGACAGTACGTCCATTTCAGTCAATAATATCGAGCTTCAAAAGACAATCAAGGAAATAGGCCGTAATGGAATCATTTCTTTGGAATTGGAGGGTGCGAGTTATAAAGTCATGCTCTCTGACTATCAAAAGGATCCAATAAAGAACTCCATTTATCATGCAGACTTTTTAATTGTAGATATGTCCGCTCAATTACAAGCGCAAGTTCGCATTAACCTTGTCGGTGTTTGTAAAGGCGTGAAAGACGGTGGGGTCCTTCAGCAGTCACTTCATGAAGTCACGGTTACGGCTAAACCTAATGACATTCCTGACTCCATCGATGTTGACGTTACCGAACTTCAGGTAGGGGATACAATCTACATATCCGATATCCAAACGAATAAACAAGTTACAATCGACAATGATGGTGAAGAAGTTGTTGCATCCGTTTTGGCTCCTCGTCAGGAAGAGGAAATCAGTACAGGTGAACAGCAGGATGGCGGTATCCCTCAAAATGAAGAAGGCAGGGAAACCAAGGCATCACCAGAGTCATGA
- the mazG gene encoding nucleoside triphosphate pyrophosphohydrolase, producing the protein MNEITIIGLGAGDLDQLPLGIYKKLIQTEQCFVRTIDHPVIGDLKREGINFTAFDGIYEKHDQFEAVYEEIAGTLLQEASNRSVLYAVPGHPMVAEKTVQLLLEKGPALGIAIKLEGGQSFLDPLFQAVRIDPIEGFQLLDGTDLSPDDLHITQHMIIGQVYDAFSASNVKLTLMEKLPDDYEVYIVTAAGSSQEKVTKCALFELDRQMELSNLTSVYVPPVSEEALRYREFSKLRQVIAELRGPDGCPWDKKQTHESLKKYLIEEAYELIDSIDEEDDEGMIGELGDVLLQVMLHSQIGEDEGMFTIDDVIEGITAKMIRRHPHVFGDVEVNGEEDVLVNWQKIKEDEKGSETKAPQSILDGIEKSLPNLLRAEEYQKRAAKVGFDWDEVSEAWKKVREEVQELEEEILSPNRDVERIKSELGDLFFALVNISRYYDIQAEEAVYKANQKFHQRFTYIEECIQRANKKFEDYTLEELDSYWDEAKAKGL; encoded by the coding sequence ATGAATGAGATTACGATAATAGGCCTTGGTGCAGGCGATTTAGATCAGCTTCCTCTAGGGATTTATAAAAAATTGATACAAACAGAACAATGTTTCGTTAGAACGATTGATCATCCGGTAATCGGGGATTTGAAAAGGGAAGGAATAAATTTCACGGCGTTTGACGGGATATATGAAAAGCACGACCAATTTGAAGCTGTATATGAAGAAATTGCCGGAACATTATTACAAGAGGCTTCGAACCGTTCCGTTCTATACGCAGTTCCGGGGCATCCCATGGTTGCGGAAAAAACGGTGCAGCTTTTGCTCGAAAAGGGTCCGGCTCTTGGAATAGCCATTAAGCTGGAAGGCGGGCAAAGTTTCCTTGATCCCTTGTTTCAGGCTGTTAGAATCGACCCGATTGAAGGGTTTCAGCTATTGGATGGAACAGATCTTTCACCAGATGATTTGCACATTACCCAGCATATGATAATCGGACAGGTATATGACGCATTCAGTGCATCCAATGTGAAGCTGACCTTAATGGAAAAGCTACCGGATGACTACGAGGTATATATCGTTACAGCGGCAGGAAGCAGTCAGGAAAAAGTGACAAAATGTGCTCTCTTCGAACTCGACCGTCAGATGGAGTTAAGTAACTTGACGAGTGTTTATGTCCCTCCTGTTAGCGAAGAAGCTTTACGATATAGGGAGTTTTCTAAGCTGCGGCAGGTCATTGCAGAACTTAGAGGTCCTGACGGATGTCCTTGGGATAAGAAACAAACTCATGAAAGCTTGAAGAAATATCTAATAGAAGAGGCATATGAGCTGATTGATTCCATCGATGAAGAGGACGATGAGGGCATGATTGGTGAACTTGGGGATGTGCTGCTTCAGGTGATGCTTCATTCACAAATCGGTGAAGATGAGGGGATGTTCACGATAGATGATGTGATTGAAGGCATTACGGCAAAAATGATTCGACGCCACCCTCATGTATTTGGAGATGTTGAAGTGAACGGCGAGGAAGATGTATTAGTGAACTGGCAGAAAATCAAAGAAGATGAAAAAGGGAGCGAAACAAAAGCACCGCAATCCATACTGGATGGTATTGAGAAATCGCTGCCAAACTTACTTCGGGCCGAAGAGTATCAAAAAAGGGCTGCCAAGGTTGGATTTGATTGGGATGAGGTTTCCGAAGCCTGGAAAAAGGTAAGGGAAGAAGTGCAGGAATTGGAAGAGGAAATATTAAGCCCGAACAGGGATGTCGAAAGAATAAAATCAGAGCTGGGCGACCTCTTTTTTGCGCTTGTCAACATTTCACGTTATTATGACATACAAGCGGAAGAAGCCGTCTACAAAGCAAACCAGAAATTCCACCAGCGTTTTACATATATAGAAGAGTGCATTCAAAGGGCAAACAAAAAATTTGAGGATTATACATTGGAAGAACTGGATTCATATTGGGATGAAGCAAAAGCTAAAGGACTTTAA
- the pth gene encoding aminoacyl-tRNA hydrolase: MKIIVGLGNPGKQYEKTRHNVGFEVIDELSKRWSIPLDQAKHKGIYGAGMVKGEKVLLLKPLTYMNLSGESISAVMHFFKVDIADVVIIYDDLDLPPGKLRLRQKGSAGGHNGIKSSIAHLGTQEFNRIRIGIGRPIGRIPVSDYVLGRFSPEEWDHVGATIEKSAASCEAWMEKPFIQVMNEYNQ, translated from the coding sequence ATGAAAATTATTGTAGGGTTAGGGAACCCAGGTAAACAGTATGAAAAAACCCGGCATAACGTCGGATTTGAAGTAATAGATGAGTTATCCAAAAGATGGTCGATTCCCCTTGATCAAGCAAAACATAAGGGAATATATGGTGCAGGAATGGTAAAGGGAGAAAAAGTTTTATTGCTTAAACCATTAACCTACATGAATTTGTCAGGAGAATCCATTTCGGCTGTCATGCATTTCTTTAAGGTGGATATCGCGGATGTGGTCATTATATATGATGACCTTGATTTGCCTCCAGGGAAGCTTCGCCTTCGTCAAAAAGGTAGTGCAGGAGGTCATAATGGGATAAAATCTTCAATTGCCCATTTGGGTACGCAAGAATTCAATCGAATCAGAATAGGCATTGGCCGCCCGATTGGCCGCATTCCGGTATCTGATTATGTATTGGGGCGTTTTTCGCCTGAAGAATGGGATCATGTCGGGGCAACGATCGAAAAAAGCGCAGCTTCTTGTGAAGCCTGGATGGAAAAGCCATTTATACAGGTCATGAACGAATATAACCAATAA
- the yabP gene encoding sporulation protein YabP: protein MSQYIDPNAGYTKGTTQEHDVTMKGRRLLDITGVKQVESFDNEEFLLETSMGFLSIRGQNLQMKNLDVDKGIVSIKGKIFDLVYLDEQSGEKAKGFFGKLFK from the coding sequence ATGAGCCAATATATTGATCCGAATGCTGGTTACACAAAAGGAACGACCCAAGAGCATGATGTAACGATGAAAGGCCGCCGTTTACTTGATATTACCGGTGTCAAACAAGTTGAAAGTTTCGATAATGAAGAATTTCTGCTCGAAACGTCAATGGGTTTCTTATCTATCCGGGGCCAAAACTTGCAAATGAAGAATTTAGACGTTGATAAAGGCATCGTTTCCATTAAGGGAAAGATTTTCGACCTTGTTTATTTAGATGAGCAATCAGGGGAGAAAGCTAAAGGCTTCTTTGGCAAATTGTTCAAATGA
- a CDS encoding polysaccharide biosynthesis protein, producing the protein MAEKPYKTSNELFRGALILSAAAIIVKVLSAAYRIPYQNIAGDIGFYIYQQVYPFYGVAFTLSTLGFPVVISKLIAERESSKNNFAVKDILVTSFVVLSSIGVMMFAALFLGADLIAGWMKDPHLAGLLRIVAYSYLLMPISSVLRGYFQGINDMLPTASSQVAEQCIRVLTILVLSTIFVYQGYSPYVVGEGAVLGSITGGITGLVLLIAFVILREEWKLFLRMRIKPVHFIKISKALIFQGLAFCITGLILILFQFVDSLHLYSLLRETGMGEKEAKEWKGVYDRGQPLLQLGTVVANSFALALVPIISGFVQRKSEHELLNKIKLALRVSATIGLAAAIGLVVTMKPVNHMLFMDTKGTITLAIFSLSILFTSVIMAEAAVIQSLGYSFIPVIITLVGVGSKWALNLVLVPHYKIAGAALATVLAFMLMTVLFYVVLRVHIKKTLIEKKHVIIILKSTVYMGTAVVLFNGLFELMSSGDSRLLATIQALIGVGIGAAVFVMTALRAGLFSEEELSLIPAGSKLKRFIITNRSIRNHE; encoded by the coding sequence ATGGCTGAAAAGCCTTATAAAACTTCAAATGAACTTTTTCGAGGTGCGCTGATTTTGAGCGCAGCAGCGATTATCGTAAAAGTATTGAGCGCGGCCTATCGCATACCATATCAGAACATTGCGGGTGACATCGGGTTTTATATCTATCAACAGGTTTATCCATTCTACGGTGTTGCCTTTACATTATCAACACTCGGCTTTCCGGTTGTCATATCCAAACTTATTGCAGAACGGGAATCTTCCAAAAATAACTTTGCGGTCAAGGACATTTTAGTGACTTCATTCGTCGTCTTAAGTTCGATAGGAGTCATGATGTTTGCTGCACTATTCCTTGGAGCTGATTTGATTGCAGGATGGATGAAGGATCCGCATTTAGCCGGTTTGCTGAGAATCGTTGCCTATTCCTATCTATTAATGCCGATTTCATCTGTTTTAAGAGGCTATTTTCAAGGAATAAACGACATGCTGCCGACTGCAAGTTCGCAGGTCGCTGAACAATGCATCCGTGTGTTGACGATACTGGTTCTTTCCACAATTTTCGTGTACCAGGGCTACTCTCCTTATGTGGTCGGCGAGGGGGCAGTCCTCGGTTCGATAACCGGCGGCATAACTGGCCTGGTCCTGCTTATTGCTTTCGTTATTTTAAGAGAAGAATGGAAGCTTTTTTTACGAATGAGAATCAAACCGGTACATTTCATCAAAATTTCCAAAGCCCTGATTTTCCAAGGGTTGGCCTTTTGCATAACTGGCTTGATCCTTATCTTGTTTCAGTTTGTCGATTCACTGCACCTGTATTCCCTATTGAGGGAAACGGGAATGGGGGAAAAGGAAGCCAAGGAATGGAAAGGGGTATATGATCGAGGACAGCCGTTGCTTCAGCTAGGTACAGTCGTGGCTAATTCTTTTGCATTGGCGCTTGTACCTATAATATCCGGATTCGTTCAGAGGAAAAGTGAGCATGAATTATTGAATAAGATCAAATTGGCGCTTCGTGTAAGTGCGACGATAGGACTCGCTGCCGCGATTGGCCTGGTGGTGACGATGAAGCCTGTCAATCATATGCTGTTCATGGACACCAAAGGGACGATTACTTTAGCAATTTTCTCTTTATCGATTTTATTCACATCCGTCATAATGGCAGAAGCAGCAGTGATTCAAAGTTTAGGCTATTCGTTCATACCGGTGATCATTACGCTTGTGGGGGTGGGCAGCAAGTGGGCTTTGAATCTTGTTCTAGTGCCCCATTACAAGATCGCGGGAGCAGCCTTGGCAACAGTGCTTGCTTTCATGCTCATGACTGTATTATTTTATGTGGTATTGAGAGTACATATTAAAAAGACATTAATTGAAAAGAAGCACGTGATAATAATCTTGAAGAGTACGGTTTACATGGGTACGGCGGTTGTTTTATTCAATGGCTTATTCGAATTGATGTCCTCAGGCGATAGCCGGTTGTTAGCTACGATCCAAGCTTTGATCGGTGTAGGAATCGGTGCAGCCGTTTTTGTGATGACCGCCCTACGTGCAGGCTTATTTAGTGAAGAAGAACTTTCACTAATACCTGCAGGTTCAAAGCTTAAACGATTTATAATAACGAATAGGAGTATACGAAATCATGAATGA